One window of the Sebastes umbrosus isolate fSebUmb1 chromosome 1, fSebUmb1.pri, whole genome shotgun sequence genome contains the following:
- the fezf2 gene encoding LOW QUALITY PROTEIN: fez family zinc finger protein 2 (The sequence of the model RefSeq protein was modified relative to this genomic sequence to represent the inferred CDS: deleted 1 base in 1 codon) translates to MASSASLETVMSCGRTGPSAAPKTLAFSIDRIMSKSSEPCRRSSEEDRSEGKKLLGLCNPIPCMIPLQPFSYDLQAKALMNYSELWRASFRGTLCGSAAAVPCKGGCGMCGKAEPGAKQQQQPLVTVSGGGSSRVVKPQVLHQAVAVPSGGSLYYLNYLDSAYQQQSELLAGHWFSSPQAQASLSAHHRLLLLESAKLAGVGGAADKLPTPQYPHKEHLPGQLDQIVKENQHGLSVEKSGGKTHSKLSGSSGGTASAADGKPKNFTCEVCGKVFNAHYNLTRHMPVHTGARPFVCKVCGKGFRQASTLCRHKIIHTQEKPHKCNQCGKAFNRSSTLNTHVRIHAGYKPFVCEFCGKGFHQKGNYKNHKLTHSGEKQYKCSICNKAFHQVYNLTFHMHTHNDKKPFTCATCGKGFCRNFDLKKHIRKLHDSVFSAAAEASRERERERERERESSRAEACC, encoded by the exons atggCAAGTTCTGCGTCCCTGGAAACGGTGATGTCCTGCGGTAGGACGGGCCCGTCCGCGGCTCCCAAGACCCTCGCCTTCTCCATAGACCGGATCATGTCCAAGAGCTCGGAGCCCTGCAGGAGGAGCTCTGAGGAGGACCGGTCCGAGGGGAAGAAGCTGCTGGGGCTCTGCAACCCGATCCCCTGCATGATCCCGCTGCAGCCCTTCAGCTACGACCTGCAGGCCAAGGCGCTGATGAACTACTCGGAGCTGTGGAGAGCCAGTTTCAGGGGCACGTTGTGCGGCTCCGCGGCGGCCGTGCCGTGCAAAGGAGGCTGCGGCATGTGCGGCAAAGCGGAGCCGGGCgcgaagcagcagcagcagccgctaGTGACGGTGTCTGGGGGGGGCAGCAGCAGGGTGGTGAAACCTCAGGTCCTCCACCAGGCCGTGGCCGTGCCCAGCGGAGGCTCTCTGTACTATCTCAACTACCTGGACTCCGCGTACCAGCAGCAGTCGGAGCTGCTGGCCGGACACTGGTTCTCCAGCCCGCAGGCCCAGGCCTCTCTGTCGGCGCAccacagactgctgctgctggagagcgCTAAACTGGCCGGGGTTGGGGGG GCGGCCGATAAGCTGCCGACACCTCAGTACCCGCACAAGGAACATCTGCCCGGGCAGCTGGACCAGATAGTGAAGGAGAACCAGCACGGTCTGAGCGTGGAGAAGAGCGGCGGAAAGACGCACAGTAAGCTGAGCGGCAGCAGCGGCGGCACCGCCAGCGCGGCGGACGGGAAACCCAAAAACTTCACGTGTGAAGTCTGTGGGAAG GTTTTTAACGCGCATTACAACCTGACAAGACACATGCCGGTGCACACCGGAGCCCGGCCCTTCGTGTGTAAAGTGTGCGGTAAAGGATTCCGGCAGGCGAGCACGCTCTGCAGACACAAGATCATCCACACGCAG GAAAAACCTCATAAATGCAACCAGTGCGGGAAGGCGTTCAACAGAAGCTCAACACTCAACACGCACGTACGGATCCACGCCGGGTACAAACCTTTCGTCTGTGAGTTCTGCGGGAAAGGTTTCCACCAGAAAG gAAACTACAAGAACCACAAGCTGACGCACAGCGGAGAGAAGCAGTACAAGTGCTCCATCTGCAACAAGGCATTCCACCAGGTCTACAACCTGACCTtccacatgcacacgcacaacGACAAGAAGCCCTTCACCTGCGCCACCTGCGGCAAAGGCTTCTGTCGCAACTTTGACCTGAAGAAACACATAAGAAAACTGCACGACAGCGTCTTCTCCGCAGCTGCAGAGgcctccagagagagagagagagagagggagagagagagagagagcagcagagctgAAGCATGCTGCTAA